In Microbacterium sp. 1.5R, the following are encoded in one genomic region:
- the pstA gene encoding phosphate ABC transporter permease PstA: MTATLTPSPSPASVVAPTHITSAGHLPKWAPWALLLVAFVVSATIFAFMNVGNDPADFNIALTLVVGLLFYMVLIMVISTVVESRRHAIDRLMTALVSGAFVVALLPLISLLYTVVVNGLMRFDGEFFSFSMRNIVGEGGGAVHAIWGTLLITLGATIISVPIGLMTSIYLVEYGEGRKLARGITFLVDVMTGIPSIVAGLFIYSVFSIIVGPGTRMGIMGSLALSVLMIPVVVRGSEELLRIVPNELREAAYALGVPKWLTILKVVLPTAIAGILTSIMLAISRVIGETAPLLLTVGIVQGMNLNMFSGQMATLPVFSYMQAKYPGIPVDAYLERAWAAALTLIVIVMVLNLLARVIAKVFAPKINGR, encoded by the coding sequence ATGACCGCCACTCTCACGCCCTCGCCGTCGCCCGCGTCCGTCGTCGCCCCGACGCACATCACCTCGGCCGGCCACCTGCCCAAGTGGGCCCCCTGGGCACTGCTGCTGGTCGCATTCGTCGTGTCGGCGACGATCTTCGCCTTCATGAACGTGGGCAACGACCCCGCCGACTTCAACATCGCGCTGACGCTCGTCGTCGGCCTGCTGTTCTACATGGTGCTCATCATGGTGATCTCCACCGTGGTCGAGAGCCGTCGCCACGCGATCGACCGTCTCATGACGGCGCTGGTCTCCGGCGCCTTCGTGGTCGCGCTCCTGCCCCTGATCTCGCTGCTCTACACCGTGGTCGTCAACGGCCTCATGCGGTTCGACGGAGAGTTCTTCAGCTTCTCGATGCGCAATATCGTCGGCGAGGGCGGCGGCGCGGTGCACGCCATCTGGGGCACGCTGCTCATCACCCTCGGCGCGACGATCATCTCGGTGCCGATCGGCCTGATGACCTCGATCTACCTCGTCGAGTACGGCGAAGGCCGCAAGCTCGCGCGCGGCATCACCTTCCTCGTCGACGTCATGACCGGCATCCCGTCGATCGTCGCCGGTCTCTTCATCTACTCGGTCTTCTCGATCATCGTCGGACCGGGCACGCGAATGGGCATCATGGGTTCGCTCGCGCTCTCGGTGCTGATGATCCCGGTCGTCGTGCGCGGCTCGGAAGAGCTGCTGCGCATCGTGCCGAACGAGCTCCGCGAGGCGGCCTACGCACTCGGCGTGCCGAAGTGGCTCACCATCCTCAAGGTCGTGCTGCCCACCGCGATCGCCGGAATCCTGACGAGCATCATGCTGGCCATCTCCCGAGTGATCGGCGAGACCGCCCCGCTGCTGCTCACCGTCGGAATCGTGCAGGGCATGAACCTGAACATGTTCAGCGGCCAGATGGCCACACTGCCGGTGTTCTCGTACATGCAGGCCAAATACCCCGGCATCCCCGTCGATGCCTACCTCGAGCGGGCCTGGGCAGCCGCCCTCACCCTGATCGTCATCGTGATGGTGTTGAACCTCCTGGCTCGCGTCATCGCCAAGGTGTTCGCCCCCAAGATCAACGGCCGCTGA
- the pstB gene encoding phosphate ABC transporter ATP-binding protein PstB produces the protein MSKSIEVNDLNVYYSDFLAVEGVSIDIKPNTVTAFIGPSGCGKSTFLRTLNRMHEVIPGARVEGEVLIDGKNLYGTGVDPVLVRRQVGMVFQRPNPFPTMSIKENVLAGVKLNNTRMAKSDQDALVEKSLRGANLWNEVKDRLDRPGSGLSGGQQQRLCIARAIAVSPDVILMDEPCSALDPISTFAIEELIAEIKTQYTVVIVTHNMQQASRVSDKTAFFNIAGTGKPGKLIEYDDTRTMFTTPSVQATEDYVSGRFG, from the coding sequence GTGTCCAAGAGCATCGAAGTCAACGACCTCAACGTCTACTACAGCGACTTCCTCGCGGTCGAAGGCGTCAGCATCGACATCAAGCCCAACACCGTCACGGCCTTCATCGGCCCGTCGGGCTGCGGCAAGTCCACGTTCCTGCGCACCCTGAACCGCATGCATGAGGTCATCCCCGGCGCGCGCGTCGAGGGCGAGGTGCTGATCGACGGCAAGAACCTCTACGGCACCGGGGTCGACCCCGTGCTCGTGCGCCGCCAGGTCGGCATGGTCTTCCAGCGCCCGAACCCGTTCCCGACCATGTCGATCAAGGAGAATGTGCTCGCGGGCGTCAAGCTCAACAACACGCGCATGGCCAAGAGCGACCAGGATGCCCTGGTCGAGAAGTCGCTGCGTGGGGCGAACCTCTGGAACGAGGTCAAGGACCGCCTCGACCGCCCGGGCTCCGGCCTGTCCGGCGGTCAGCAGCAGCGTCTCTGCATCGCGCGTGCCATCGCCGTCTCCCCCGACGTGATCCTCATGGACGAGCCCTGCTCGGCGCTCGACCCGATCTCGACCTTCGCGATCGAGGAGCTCATCGCCGAGATCAAGACCCAGTACACGGTCGTCATCGTGACGCACAACATGCAGCAGGCGAGCCGCGTGTCCGACAAGACGGCGTTCTTCAACATCGCGGGCACCGGCAAGCCGGGCAAGCTCATCGAGTACGACGACACCCGCACGATGTTCACCACTCCGTCTGTCCAGGCCACCGAGGACTACGTCTCGGGTCGCTTCGGATAA
- a CDS encoding DUF559 domain-containing protein, with product MLHCRGGEAFFVALESARRLGLIDGDGLRWLRLHVDTFGRDLIDFSRADADSGLESLVRLRLRKYGWFVRCQVRFVASGIVDLMIDDWLLIETDGKANHEGQSHRHRDLTRDATAAAWGHATLRFDYAMVIHDWDLVERAIVGMMALRP from the coding sequence ATGCTCCACTGCCGCGGCGGCGAGGCGTTCTTCGTCGCGCTCGAGTCCGCGCGCCGCCTCGGCCTGATCGACGGCGATGGGCTGCGATGGCTGCGGCTGCACGTCGATACCTTTGGACGAGACCTGATCGACTTCTCCCGCGCGGATGCCGACAGCGGCCTGGAGTCACTCGTTCGGCTGCGACTCCGCAAGTACGGATGGTTCGTCCGCTGCCAAGTGCGGTTCGTCGCGAGCGGCATCGTCGATCTCATGATCGATGATTGGCTTCTCATCGAGACGGATGGCAAGGCGAATCATGAGGGACAGTCGCATCGACACCGCGATCTCACCCGGGACGCCACGGCCGCAGCGTGGGGGCACGCCACACTTCGGTTCGACTATGCGATGGTCATACATGACTGGGATCTCGTCGAGCGAGCGATTGTCGGAATGATGGCGCTCAGGCCCTGA
- a CDS encoding aminodeoxychorismate lyase, whose translation MTRRFALMIDPAAADVDRSDFAETFTLVDAAAPALSVGELSTQRGDGVFESIGVIDGHAQEVVPHLERLTHSAQLCDLPLPNQAQWHQAIERAAAHCEQGEYVIKLILSRGVEHGPTPTAWVTAAPASDFSTVREQGIRVVTLDRGYDLDVAEKAPWLLLGAKTLSYAVNMAALREAHRRGADDAIFLSRDGFVLEAPTASLILRVGDRFVTPAPNGGILHGTTQLSVYDYLAGKGLVAEYSRVPASDLPRADAAWLVSSVRLAAPITAVDGVDIPVDHALTAELNDYLLSPRD comes from the coding sequence ATGACACGGCGCTTTGCTCTGATGATCGATCCTGCGGCGGCTGACGTCGACCGTTCCGACTTCGCAGAGACTTTCACTCTCGTCGATGCGGCCGCTCCGGCGCTCAGCGTGGGGGAGCTGAGCACGCAGCGCGGCGACGGAGTGTTCGAGTCGATCGGCGTGATCGACGGTCATGCGCAGGAGGTCGTGCCGCATCTCGAGAGGTTGACTCACTCGGCGCAGCTGTGCGATCTGCCGCTTCCCAACCAGGCGCAGTGGCACCAGGCGATCGAGCGGGCCGCCGCACACTGCGAGCAGGGCGAGTACGTCATCAAGCTCATCCTCAGCCGAGGCGTCGAGCACGGCCCCACGCCGACGGCCTGGGTCACTGCGGCGCCGGCATCCGACTTCTCGACTGTGCGGGAGCAGGGAATCCGCGTCGTCACCCTCGACCGCGGATACGACCTCGACGTGGCCGAGAAAGCACCGTGGCTGCTGCTGGGCGCCAAGACGCTCTCCTACGCCGTGAACATGGCGGCGCTTCGCGAGGCGCATCGACGAGGAGCCGACGACGCCATCTTCCTGTCGCGTGACGGCTTCGTGCTCGAGGCGCCGACCGCGTCGCTGATCCTGCGTGTCGGGGATCGCTTCGTGACACCGGCCCCGAACGGCGGCATCCTGCACGGCACGACGCAGCTGAGCGTCTACGACTACCTGGCCGGGAAGGGGCTCGTCGCAGAATACAGCCGAGTGCCGGCATCCGACCTTCCCCGGGCTGACGCCGCATGGCTGGTCTCGAGCGTCCGCCTCGCCGCCCCGATCACCGCCGTCGACGGAGTCGACATCCCGGTCGATCACGCCCTGACGGCCGAGCTGAACGACTACCTCCTCTCGCCCCGCGACTGA